One Paraburkholderia agricolaris genomic region harbors:
- a CDS encoding acyltransferase family protein, with product MKSTENSVTSSQWAILAALRFFLAAVVALGHFALFVRHDPTHIFGDAYLNPGSAVFGFFILSGFSIAASVDRESKGFFRRRFLRIWPLYLATIVFGLCVELLIPNGFPLPFGGTVPTASGLSIVASLLMLQTIISGPIPIVGQIWSLSPEWWHYMIAPWLKKVSDKLLMIWVMLSLTAFLTINPPIGHGIDVLSHGLPFLNLSWLWITGFLYYRLKGTAAGFAILAFPSVFALTLGHFTGAPLFISIFVVVMSAEVRISPKLIKVCNFLGDLSFPLYLFHFPAMVLALRLGSNRSAITLAAMLAASVAALYLVDYPSRKLFGRNAARAAATQSDRLARPVKIGQDSA from the coding sequence ATGAAGTCGACAGAAAATTCCGTAACGAGCAGCCAGTGGGCCATATTGGCAGCGCTGAGATTTTTCCTCGCTGCCGTTGTCGCTCTTGGACATTTCGCTCTATTCGTGCGACATGATCCGACCCATATCTTCGGAGATGCATACCTGAATCCCGGCAGTGCGGTGTTCGGTTTCTTTATCTTGTCTGGATTCAGCATTGCCGCCAGCGTGGACCGGGAAAGCAAAGGTTTTTTCCGCCGACGATTCCTGCGGATATGGCCGCTGTATCTCGCGACCATCGTATTTGGATTGTGCGTGGAACTTCTGATTCCCAACGGCTTTCCGTTGCCGTTCGGCGGTACCGTGCCGACGGCCTCCGGACTATCAATCGTTGCATCACTGCTCATGCTTCAGACGATCATCAGCGGGCCGATCCCGATCGTCGGGCAGATCTGGTCACTTAGTCCAGAATGGTGGCACTACATGATTGCGCCATGGCTAAAAAAGGTTTCAGACAAGCTGTTGATGATATGGGTCATGCTGTCTCTTACGGCTTTTTTGACGATAAATCCCCCCATAGGACATGGCATTGACGTGCTATCGCATGGACTTCCCTTTTTGAATCTGTCCTGGTTGTGGATTACCGGATTTTTATACTACCGTCTCAAAGGAACAGCAGCAGGATTCGCGATCTTGGCTTTTCCATCGGTGTTCGCTCTGACGTTGGGGCATTTCACAGGTGCGCCACTGTTTATCTCGATCTTCGTGGTCGTAATGAGCGCTGAGGTGAGGATATCCCCGAAGCTCATCAAGGTATGCAATTTCTTGGGCGATCTGTCGTTTCCTCTGTACCTCTTTCATTTTCCAGCGATGGTGCTTGCTTTGAGGCTGGGGTCTAACCGTTCGGCGATTACCTTGGCAGCCATGTTGGCCGCTTCCGTAGCCGCTCTGTATCTCGTTGATTATCCGAGTCGAAAGCTCTTTGGACGTAACGCCGCAAGGGCCGCGGCGACGCAGAGTGATAGACTCGCCCGCCCCGTGAAGATCGGCCAGGATTCGGCCTGA
- a CDS encoding methyltransferase domain-containing protein, with product MKQTGAAMERIKCLICGGPTDGRPATIAPFLVKYCNFDQKTTETRYCRSCDFVFFRRRLTDAEASRLYTNYRGEEYNRIRLGVEPSYSSFIDLFDNPLSTYYTERIRDYIGLVDAYPELGEIKNILDFGGDGSIPARVFPNAEIEIDDLNAGSSANRSKYQMIFTSNVFEHLSDPVPVLKKLTDRLDPEGIIFIDVPSPSQPNLGEGLLWQQKHGGELYEMHEHITHFSKRSLGLLVHAAGMVPLFEHKLRYPVLTVLAGFEDSAVATKLLNEKYQRAAVFEAKMAREEAEAAHDHVLDSIRLSHRLSQQISQLSGDGTRWTSEQSASLELQSASLELQSVYRSTSWRVTAPLRVLKNLLCRFAKLGA from the coding sequence ATGAAACAAACTGGAGCAGCGATGGAGCGCATCAAGTGCCTTATTTGCGGCGGACCTACTGATGGCAGGCCGGCAACAATTGCCCCTTTTCTCGTCAAATATTGCAACTTTGATCAGAAAACGACGGAAACGCGTTACTGCCGAAGCTGTGATTTCGTTTTTTTCAGACGACGTCTGACTGATGCCGAGGCTAGCAGGCTGTACACGAATTATCGGGGCGAAGAGTACAACCGTATTCGCCTCGGCGTCGAACCGTCGTACTCGAGCTTCATCGACCTCTTCGATAACCCTCTGTCGACGTATTATACGGAACGGATTCGCGATTATATTGGCCTCGTTGACGCTTATCCTGAGCTTGGAGAGATAAAGAATATCCTCGATTTCGGCGGCGACGGAAGTATTCCGGCGCGCGTATTTCCTAATGCAGAAATTGAAATCGATGATTTGAATGCGGGATCATCGGCGAATAGGTCAAAATACCAAATGATTTTTACGTCAAATGTTTTCGAACATTTGTCGGATCCCGTCCCGGTTTTGAAGAAGTTAACGGATCGTCTTGACCCGGAGGGGATCATATTTATTGATGTCCCCAGCCCGTCCCAGCCGAACTTGGGCGAGGGGCTGCTGTGGCAGCAAAAACATGGCGGCGAACTCTACGAGATGCATGAGCACATCACGCACTTTTCGAAGCGAAGTCTGGGCTTGCTGGTCCATGCTGCCGGAATGGTTCCGTTGTTCGAACACAAGCTTCGCTATCCAGTTTTAACCGTGTTGGCAGGCTTTGAGGATTCTGCTGTCGCAACAAAACTACTGAATGAGAAGTATCAGCGTGCCGCTGTTTTTGAAGCAAAGATGGCTCGGGAAGAGGCTGAGGCGGCTCATGATCACGTCTTAGACAGTATCCGCTTGTCGCACCGTCTCTCGCAGCAAATCTCGCAGCTCAGCGGTGACGGCACTAGATGGACGAGTGAACAATCTGCGAGCCTTGAACTTCAGTCTGCGAGCCTTGAACTTCAGTCCGTCTATCGCAGCACCTCTTGGCGTGTCACCGCTCCTTTGAGAGTGCTGAAGAACCTGCTCTGCAGGTTTGCCAAGCTGGGTGCGTAG
- a CDS encoding SulP family inorganic anion transporter: MESPSPGLSQLSSVRSNLLAGLTSSFALVPECIAFALVAHLNPLTGLYGAFFIATITALFGGRPGMISGAAGSMAVVIVALVVQHGAQYLFATVVLGGILMMLFGALRLGKLIRMVPHPVMLGFVNGLAIIIARAQFEHFQQPTPHGNEWLHGQALALMCGLVALTMVIVYVVPRLTKAVPPALVAIIGVGVGSAVLHLPTRTLGDMAHIAGGLPVFSIPMVPFNLETLQIVLPYAVLMSLVGLLETLLTFNLTDEITGTRGRPNRECVALGAANIVSGMFGAMGGCAMIGQTVINLGSGGRTRLSGVTSGVMILLFILFLSPLIERIPLAALVGVMFVVAQQTFAWGSLRVLHKLPRNDAIVIVAVTVITVFTDLAIAVLCGVIIAALNFAWQHAREFHCAARVEPSGDKVYLLKGTLFFASAAHFQTLFDPLQDPDRVTLDCSNLHIADHSAIAALEAVRERYRRMGKQLRFAHLSSKSQHILRRADIDLTVA; this comes from the coding sequence ATGGAATCTCCCAGTCCCGGCTTGAGCCAGCTTTCCTCTGTCCGTAGCAACCTGCTAGCAGGCCTGACATCGTCGTTCGCGCTCGTCCCGGAGTGCATCGCCTTTGCACTGGTCGCGCATCTTAACCCGCTGACAGGACTGTACGGCGCGTTCTTCATCGCCACGATCACCGCACTCTTTGGTGGGCGCCCAGGCATGATTTCCGGCGCGGCCGGGTCGATGGCGGTCGTGATCGTCGCGCTCGTGGTCCAGCACGGAGCGCAATACCTGTTTGCGACGGTTGTGCTCGGCGGGATTCTAATGATGCTGTTTGGAGCGCTAAGGCTCGGCAAGCTGATCCGGATGGTGCCGCATCCCGTCATGCTCGGTTTCGTGAATGGTCTTGCCATCATCATCGCCCGCGCACAGTTCGAGCATTTCCAGCAGCCCACGCCGCACGGGAACGAATGGCTGCACGGCCAGGCGCTGGCGCTCATGTGCGGACTCGTCGCGCTGACAATGGTGATCGTGTACGTCGTTCCGCGACTGACGAAGGCGGTGCCCCCCGCACTCGTCGCGATCATCGGCGTTGGCGTTGGCAGCGCGGTGCTGCATCTGCCTACCAGAACGCTCGGCGACATGGCGCACATCGCAGGGGGACTGCCCGTCTTCAGCATTCCAATGGTGCCCTTCAATCTGGAGACACTGCAAATCGTGCTGCCCTACGCGGTACTGATGTCGCTAGTCGGCCTGCTGGAGACGCTGCTCACGTTCAACCTGACTGACGAAATTACTGGCACGCGGGGTCGGCCGAATCGCGAATGCGTGGCGTTGGGCGCGGCGAATATCGTGTCGGGCATGTTCGGTGCGATGGGCGGATGCGCAATGATCGGCCAGACGGTTATCAATCTCGGATCGGGCGGTCGCACGCGGCTTTCCGGCGTTACCAGCGGCGTGATGATCCTGCTGTTTATTCTGTTCCTGTCGCCCCTGATCGAACGCATTCCGCTTGCCGCACTGGTCGGCGTGATGTTCGTCGTCGCACAGCAGACATTCGCGTGGGGCTCGCTACGCGTCCTGCACAAGCTCCCGCGCAACGACGCGATCGTCATCGTCGCCGTCACGGTCATCACAGTCTTTACGGATCTGGCGATCGCGGTGCTGTGCGGCGTCATCATCGCGGCACTGAATTTTGCGTGGCAGCATGCGCGGGAATTTCACTGCGCAGCACGGGTCGAGCCGTCCGGCGACAAGGTTTATTTGCTGAAAGGAACGCTGTTTTTCGCCTCTGCGGCGCATTTTCAGACGCTATTCGACCCGCTGCAAGATCCCGACCGCGTAACGCTAGACTGCTCAAACCTGCATATCGCAGACCATTCGGCGATCGCCGCGCTTGAAGCAGTGCGTGAGCGTTACCGGCGAATGGGCAAGCAACTCCGATTCGCCCACCTGTCAAGCAAAAGCCAGCACATCCTGCGACGCGCCGATATTGATCTCACCGTGGCGTAA
- a CDS encoding TylF/MycF/NovP-related O-methyltransferase: MNSHLAEISLLRNRPYGPELERALRQLHVNTSKNVVGGRNVTAGYIRSWGLYSPEGIASAIEQDPIYRESMELARGLTVVAEHKLMNLFLIMKYGLTGVEGDIVEFGSYKGGSAVFMANVARRLGMKARIYALDTFQGMPETDVARDLHVAGDFNDTSIDALRAFAEKNQLVNLIPVQGLFEDTAPALLEKIAAVTLAHIDCDIYSAVKFSTEVVRPKMHPAGGYLAFDDSLQPTCLGALEAVEDMIQAIGLRAEQAYPHLVYRFPAPRIRAAEEFDEEAFDAAMLKEIELAEARTYIGTLESELRSKEERLHAVDEQLHALNEQLREKSEQLHGKDEQLREKDEQLRVRDERIDKLQGNISELLASTSWRVTAPLRALKRRRAVP, from the coding sequence GTGAATTCCCATCTTGCCGAAATTTCGCTCCTCAGGAATCGCCCTTATGGACCCGAGCTCGAGCGCGCGCTCAGACAGCTCCACGTCAATACGTCGAAGAACGTTGTCGGCGGCAGAAATGTGACGGCTGGCTACATACGATCGTGGGGACTTTATTCTCCCGAAGGAATCGCCTCCGCCATCGAGCAGGATCCCATCTACCGGGAGAGCATGGAGCTGGCGAGGGGCTTGACCGTGGTCGCCGAACACAAGCTCATGAACCTGTTCCTGATCATGAAATACGGTCTGACGGGGGTCGAGGGCGATATCGTCGAATTCGGGAGTTACAAGGGCGGCTCGGCGGTCTTCATGGCGAACGTTGCGCGCCGGCTCGGGATGAAAGCCAGAATCTATGCGCTGGATACTTTTCAGGGAATGCCAGAGACGGATGTGGCGCGTGATCTGCATGTCGCGGGTGATTTCAACGACACCTCCATCGATGCATTGCGCGCATTTGCCGAGAAGAATCAGTTGGTGAATCTGATCCCTGTGCAGGGGTTGTTCGAAGACACAGCGCCTGCGCTGCTCGAAAAGATTGCTGCGGTCACGCTTGCGCATATCGATTGCGACATTTACTCCGCGGTGAAATTTTCGACCGAGGTGGTTCGGCCCAAGATGCATCCGGCGGGCGGCTACCTGGCATTCGATGATTCCCTTCAGCCGACGTGTCTTGGTGCGCTGGAAGCGGTCGAAGACATGATTCAGGCGATTGGGTTGCGCGCGGAGCAAGCCTATCCGCATCTTGTTTATCGCTTCCCTGCACCACGAATTCGAGCAGCAGAAGAGTTCGACGAAGAGGCGTTCGATGCAGCAATGCTCAAGGAGATTGAATTGGCGGAAGCACGGACTTACATCGGTACGCTCGAATCGGAGTTGCGTAGCAAGGAGGAAAGACTGCATGCCGTCGACGAGCAGCTTCATGCGTTGAATGAACAGCTACGCGAGAAGAGCGAACAACTTCACGGCAAGGACGAACAGCTTCGCGAGAAGGACGAACAACTCCGCGTTCGCGACGAAAGAATTGACAAGCTACAGGGCAACATCTCCGAGTTGCTCGCCTCGACCAGTTGGCGCGTGACCGCGCCACTGCGGGCATTGAAAAGGCGGCGAGCTGTGCCCTGA
- a CDS encoding D-sedoheptulose-7-phosphate isomerase, translated as MTSTSHLVDILQTNVAQSIQAKEALLKDARLLETFSKATAHVIECYKAGGRLYIAGNGGSAADSQHLAAEFVSKLARDRNPLPAESLTTDTSILTAIGNDYGYEHVFSRQLIAKLKPNDVFLGITTSGQSKNILSALQVCKEVGVKSIVFTGFGGGAAATLADYPLIAPGDRTSTIQELHILLAHSVCEAVELALFPVETV; from the coding sequence ATGACAAGTACCAGCCACCTCGTCGATATTCTCCAAACAAACGTCGCCCAATCCATCCAGGCAAAGGAAGCGCTACTCAAAGATGCCCGTTTGCTTGAAACCTTTTCGAAGGCAACGGCACACGTGATCGAGTGCTACAAGGCGGGAGGGCGGCTTTACATTGCTGGCAACGGCGGCTCCGCAGCCGACTCGCAGCACCTGGCCGCGGAATTCGTCAGCAAGCTCGCGCGGGACAGAAACCCGCTCCCCGCCGAGTCCCTGACGACTGATACGTCCATTCTCACCGCGATAGGCAACGATTACGGCTACGAACACGTATTTTCCAGACAATTGATTGCAAAACTGAAGCCCAACGATGTTTTTCTGGGCATCACGACGTCCGGACAATCGAAGAACATCCTGTCAGCCTTGCAGGTGTGCAAGGAAGTTGGAGTGAAGTCGATTGTCTTCACCGGCTTTGGCGGGGGCGCAGCCGCAACGCTGGCGGACTATCCGTTGATCGCCCCCGGCGACCGGACCAGCACCATCCAGGAGTTGCACATTTTGCTGGCGCACAGCGTGTGCGAAGCGGTCGAACTGGCGCTCTTCCCTGTCGAGACGGTCTGA